Proteins from a single region of Ziziphus jujuba cultivar Dongzao chromosome 1, ASM3175591v1:
- the LOC132800014 gene encoding uncharacterized protein LOC132800014 isoform X2 translates to MELEAEVAKLKEENQELKKKQAEMLEMQKNQLILHPDSVQFNHVQFLMLAILSRFYFPYGNGDDECAAGSKETVLETNADWSMVKHEGIVISVVENYGTQAHWRSN, encoded by the exons ATGGAGTTGGAAGCAGAGGTTGCAAAGTTGAAAGAAGAGAACCAGGAATTGAAGAAAAAGCAG GCAGAAATGCTAGAAATGCAGAAGAATCAG CTAATATTGCATCCAGATTCAGTTCAATTCAACCATGTCCAATTCTTAATGCTCGCTATCTTAAGCAGATTCTATTTTCCTTATG GCAATGGAGATGATGAATGTGCAGCGGGGAGTAAAGAAACGGTGCTTGAGACGAACGCAGACTGGTCCATGGTGAAGCATGAAGGGATTGTGATTTCTGTGGTTGAAAATTATGGCACTCAGGCT cattggaggagcaactga
- the LOC132800014 gene encoding uncharacterized protein LOC132800014 isoform X3 — protein sequence MELEAEVAKLKEENQELKKKQAEMLEMQKNQLILHPDSVQFNHVQFLMLAILSRFYFPYGNGDDECAAGSKETVLETNADWSMVKHEGIVISVVENYGTQAVNIF from the exons ATGGAGTTGGAAGCAGAGGTTGCAAAGTTGAAAGAAGAGAACCAGGAATTGAAGAAAAAGCAG GCAGAAATGCTAGAAATGCAGAAGAATCAG CTAATATTGCATCCAGATTCAGTTCAATTCAACCATGTCCAATTCTTAATGCTCGCTATCTTAAGCAGATTCTATTTTCCTTATG GCAATGGAGATGATGAATGTGCAGCGGGGAGTAAAGAAACGGTGCTTGAGACGAACGCAGACTGGTCCATGGTGAAGCATGAAGGGATTGTGATTTCTGTGGTTGAAAATTATGGCACTCAGGCTGTAAATATCTTTTAA
- the LOC132800014 gene encoding uncharacterized protein LOC132800014 isoform X1, whose translation MELEAEVAKLKEENQELKKKQAEMLEMQKNQLILHPDSVQFNHVQFLMLAILSRFYFPYGNGDDECAAGSKETVLETNADWSMVKHEGIVISVVENYGTQAYSRYPYVIICWQIVHY comes from the exons ATGGAGTTGGAAGCAGAGGTTGCAAAGTTGAAAGAAGAGAACCAGGAATTGAAGAAAAAGCAG GCAGAAATGCTAGAAATGCAGAAGAATCAG CTAATATTGCATCCAGATTCAGTTCAATTCAACCATGTCCAATTCTTAATGCTCGCTATCTTAAGCAGATTCTATTTTCCTTATG GCAATGGAGATGATGAATGTGCAGCGGGGAGTAAAGAAACGGTGCTTGAGACGAACGCAGACTGGTCCATGGTGAAGCATGAAGGGATTGTGATTTCTGTGGTTGAAAATTATGGCACTCAGGCT TACTCTAGGTACCCATATGTCATTATCTGCTGGCAAATTGTGCATTATTGA
- the LOC112492941 gene encoding putative F-box/FBD/LRR-repeat protein At4g03220 — MEKFGARNNIGKQRKRKKTSEGIDYISHLPEEIILHVLSFLPIKELTVVSLLSNLWKYMVVSHLSKVPSSLNLDEPDMIRNFITRSIYQQECAVYHRSSRPPRSLHHVVRLARKHYMDFVNRTLLLHSGCTINDLHFCFCYDGSDGYKKRINSWLRFALTNNIKEIELDFSEGELHRSNALVQPYEFPLGCFSPRMLNTLILKYCKLRALCFGVLRSLQRLCLQQVKILKCSIGEIVSKCPILEEVSLEYCTFPNDFMVNKRDMKIKRLSLIECQTVDWPMFAINISVPDLSMLTIVGRYLMTSRIRKAVHLLDVIIDINQLYADHVQGDALGSLLNGLSHSQTLILTTWCIQVLPTGENLLHQLPIPLQNLKHLKLVVGLVKQELPGISCLLRSCPNLENLTLEMQEPFNVDWAEFEEDIPDILNFEEHSYWELQNLPFSCLQNYLKQIKISGFTGRTNEMQMIRFLLENAGVLEKMEIYHSPQQEIDSTGFQDNLHHLLNLPRASPRAQMEIFTNFQFNNM, encoded by the exons ATGGAAAAATTTGGTGCCCGCAACAACATAggcaaacaaagaaaaagaaagaaaacatctGAAGGGATTGATTACATAAGCCACCTACCTGAGGAAATTATACTCCACGTTCTCTCATTCTTACCAATAAAAGAGTTGACTGTGGTCAGCCTCCTATCAAACCTATGGAAATACATGGTAGTGAGCCACTTGTCAAAAGTACCATCAAGTTTAAATCTTGATGAACCAGATATGATCAGAAATTTCATAACAAGAAGTATTTATCAACAAGAATGTGCTGTTTATCACAGATCCTCTAGGCCTCCAAGGAGCTTACACCATGTGGTACGCTTAGCAAGGAAGCACTACATGGATTTTGTAAATCGTACTCTCTTGCTTCACTCTGGATGCACCATCAACGACCTGCATTTTTGTTTCTGTTATGATGGCAGTGATGGATACAAAAAAAGGATTAATAGCTGGCTCCGTTTTGCCTTGACCAACAACATTAAAGAGATTGAACTAGATTTCTCTGAAGGAGAACTACACAGATCCAACGCCTTGGTTCAACCATATGAATTTCCTCTAGGCTGTTTTTCACCCAGGATGTTGAACACTTTGATCCTGAAGTACTGTAAGCTCAGAGCACTTTGTTTTGGAGTTCTTCGATCTCTTCAAAGGTTATGTTTGCAGCAGGTAAAAATCCTTAAATGCTCAATAGGTGAAATAGTATCCAAATGTCCCATTCTAGAAGAGGTGAGTCTAGAATACTGCACCTTTCCTAATGACTTTATGGTGAACAAACGAGACATGAAGATCAAGAGATTGTCATTGATTGAATGCCAAACAGTAGACTGGCCCATGTTTGCTATAAATATATCAGTTCCAGACCTGTCAATGTTGACAATAGTGGGAAGATACCTCATGACTTCAAGGATTCGAAAAGCGGTGCATCTTCTAGATGTTATAATAGACATCAACCAGTTATATGCGGACCATGTACAAGGAGATGCTCTAGGTTCACTGTTGAATGGTTTGAGCCACAGCCAAACCCTTATATTAACCACTTGGTGCATTCAG GTTCTGCCTACGGGAGAAAATTTGCTACACCAATTGCCAATTCCACTCCAAAATCTGAAGCACTTAAAATTGGTGGTGGGCTTAGTGAAACAAGAACTCCCTGGAATATCTTGCCTATTAAGAAGTTGCCCCAACTTGGAGAATTTAACTCTAGAAATGCAAGAACCTTTCAATGTTGATTGG GCAGAATTTGAAGAAGACATTCCAGACATATTGAACTTTGAAGAGCACAGTTACTGGGAACTGCAGAATTTGCCATTCAGTTGTCTGCAAAACTATctcaagcaaataaaaataagtggGTTTACAGGAAGAACTAATGAGATGCAGATGATTCGCTTTTTACTGGAAAATGCAGGAGTACTGGAAAAGATGGAGATCTACCATAGCCCTCAACAAGAAATTGATTCTACAGGGTTCCAAGACAACTTACATCATCTGCTAAACTTACCAAGGGCATCTCCTCGAGCACAAATggaaattttcacaaatttccAGTTCAACAATATGTGA
- the LOC107431272 gene encoding DAG protein, chloroplastic — protein MAMATNLSLTPKTLLSTPRPSFLPRFHLPCGSLRFNSLTRTCARSASSKLSVRAATDSDYSSRRSSSNEQRETIMLPGCDYNHWLIVMEFPKDPAPTREQMIDTYLNTLATVLGSMEEAKKNMYAFSTTTYTGFQCTVSEETSEKFKGLPGVLWVLPDSYIDVKNKDYGGDKYINGEIIPGNYPVYQPKKRREPKYESRRYERRRDGPPPDQRRSRQGATRSESGS, from the exons ATGGCAATGGCGACCAATCTCTCTCTCACACCCAAAACCCTACTATCAACCCCTAGACCCTCTTTCCTTCCCCGTTTCCATCTACCTTGTGGTTCCCTCCGATTCAACTCGCTGACTCGGACCTGCGCTCGCTCCGCTTCTTCCAAGCTTTCCGTTCGGGCAGCGACCGATAGCGATTACTCGTCGAGAAGGAGTAGCAGCAATGAGCAGAGGGAGACGATAATGTTACCGGGTTGTGACTACAACCACTGGCTCATCGTCATGGAGTTTCCCAAAGACCCTGCTCCCACCAGAGAGCAAATGATCGATACCTACCTCAATACTCTCGCTACTGTGCTTGGAAG CATGGAAGAAGCAAAGAAGAATATGTACGCTTTCAGCACCACAACCTACACTGGATTTCAATGCACTGTATCCGAAGAAACATCTGAAAAATTCAAGG GACTGCCTGGTGTACTTTGGGTGCTGCCTGATTCATATATAGATGTTAAAAATAAGGATTATGGAG gtgataaatatattaatggGGAGATAATTCCTGGAAACTACCCTGTTTATCAACCAAAGAAAAGGAGAGAACCAAAATATGAGAGCAGAAGATATGAAAGAAGGCGAGATGGACCTCCTCCTGACCAAAGAAGGTCAAGACAAGGAGCAACTAGATCAGAATCAGGGTCATAA